From the Bacteroidia bacterium genome, the window GATCGGCAGGAATTAATTCTTTTGTTCGTTTTACAAATTCTGTTTTAAATTTTTCGTAAATAGATTTCTCTACGTAAATACGTGATCCACACAAACAAATTTGTCCTTGATTGGAAAAAGAAGATTGCATTGTGGTCTTCATCATTTTCTCGAAATCACAATCGGCGAAAATAATATTTGGATTTTTTCCGCCCAACTCCAAGGATAATTTTTTAAACATCGGAGCCGCTTTAGCAGCAATGTCAGCTCCTGTTTTTGTTCCTCCCGTAAATGAAATTAACGGAATATCCGGATGCGCAGTAATAGCTGCGCCTACTTTGTGTCCGTAACCGTGTACAATATTTAAAACGCCTTTCGGCAAACCGGCTTCGATGCACAATTCCGACAATAAATAAGCTGTCATCGGTGTAATTTCTGAAGGTTTTGCCACCACACAATTTCCAGCAGCAATGGCGGGAGCAATTTTCCACGTAAATAAATAAAGCGGCAAATTCCACGGAGAGATGCATCCAGCAACGCCTACTGGCTCGCGCAAAGTATAATTTATTGCAGTATTTTCCATCGCATGCGCTTCGGTAGCAAAATGCAAAATGGCGGTAGCGTAAAAATGAAAATTGCTCGCAGCACGCGGAATATCCACTCTTTTCGCCAAAGAAACAGGTTTCCCGTTATCAACAGATTCTGCTTTTGCTAATTTTTCTAAATCTCTTTCAATGAATTCCGCAATGCGAATCATGATTTTAGAACGTTCCTCTTTCGGCGTAAGCGACCATTTTGGAAATGCTTTTTTAGCCGCGTCGGTGGCGAGTTGCACATCGCGTTCGTCCGAATCGGGAATTAAAGAATATACTTTTCCGATTGCCGGATTGTA encodes:
- a CDS encoding aldehyde dehydrogenase, coding for MQKIKNYINGELLEPIGKSYIDNYNPAIGKVYSLIPDSDERDVQLATDAAKKAFPKWSLTPKEERSKIMIRIAEFIERDLEKLAKAESVDNGKPVSLAKRVDIPRAASNFHFYATAILHFATEAHAMENTAINYTLREPVGVAGCISPWNLPLYLFTWKIAPAIAAGNCVVAKPSEITPMTAYLLSELCIEAGLPKGVLNIVHGYGHKVGAAITAHPDIPLISFTGGTKTGADIAAKAAPMFKKLSLELGGKNPNIIFADCDFEKMMKTTMQSSFSNQGQICLCGSRIYVEKSIYEKFKTEFVKRTKELIPADPSDEKTRLGAIVSQQHLEKIKSCIELAKQEGGKILCGGNQAKLSGNCADGWFMEPTVIEGLSYNCRTNQEEIFGPVVTIAPFETEEEVLLYANSTQYGLAATVWTEHLSRAHRMAQQIHSGIV